Sequence from the Brachionichthys hirsutus isolate HB-005 chromosome 21, CSIRO-AGI_Bhir_v1, whole genome shotgun sequence genome:
GCGGGCCGGTTCTGGGTTTTTGGCTGCTTCGTTCGTCGTCTCAGGAGGCCAGCGGGCCGGTTCTGGGTTTTTGGCTGCTTCGTTCGTCTTCTCAGGAGGCCAGCGGGCCGGTTCTGGGTTTTTGGCTGCTCCGTTCTTCGTCTCAGGAGGCCAGCGGGCCGGTTCTGGGTTTTTGGCTGCTCCGTTCGTCGTCTCAGGAGGCCAGCGAGCCGGTTCTGGGTTTTTGGCTGCTTCGTTCATCGTCTCAGGAGGCCAGCGGTCCGGTTCTGGGTTTTTGGCTGCTTCGTTCGTCGTCTCAGGAGGCCAGCGGTCCGGTTCTGGGTTTTTGGCTGCTTCGTTCGTCATCTCAGGAGGCCAGCGAGCCGGTTCTGGGTTTTTGGCTGCTCCGTTCGTCGTCTCAGGAGGCCAGCGGGCCGGTTCTGGGTTTTTGGCTGCTCCGTTCGTCGTCTCAGGAGGCCAGCGGGCCGGTTCTGGGTTTTTGGCTGCTCCGTTCGTCGTCTCAGGAGGCCAGCGGGCCGGTTCTGGGTTTTTGGCTGCTCCGTTCGTCGTCTCAGGAGGCCAGCGGGCCGGTTCTGGGTTTTTGGCTGCTTCGTTCGTCGTCTCGGTAGGCCAGCGGGCCGGTTCTGGGTTTTCGGCTGCTGCGTTCGTCATCTCAGGAGGCCAGCGAGCCGGTTCTGGGTTTTTGGCTGCGGTGGGTTTAGCTGTTCCGTTCTCTGGCTCCTTCTGGTTTTCAGACATCACCTTTGCTTGCGGATATTCGGGCTCAACTGCAGCCCAGGCACAAGTGGCGCCGCCGTCGGTCAGCTCCACCTTCTGGGTGGGAGACGGGCTCGGGGTACTTTTGGCTCGGGACTGGAATTCATTCAGGATCGAGGCGGTGATTTGCTCGCCTCCCTTCTCAGGCTGCAGCGCGAGTGAGATCACATTAACAGAGCCGTCAAAAGACTCTACGGTGGCGAAGACATCATTTGACAGAAGGCATTGAAAAATCTGAATGATTTCCTCCGACCACACGACGGGAAAGTTTTCTTTACCTGAAAACACAGGAATTACTTCTCAATAGTCATACAGATACAAACGACCACGAattcagaaatatttattttcttaaactCCAGCAGTATACTTTTCCAGGTATACCGTGATATAAGAGGTACATTAACTTCAGTTTTGTGTGTAACTACTGGTACTTCAGTCTCAATCTATAAACACAGACAACGTAACTCCGTCGTTGGGGGAGGACCGGCTGGAATACATTTTCGAAGGATGCAATTATGCGTCAATTACAAAGTGCTCTTGGAGCCCCGCATGAAGTTACATCAGAAGGACGCCGTGACGACCCGCTCGACTTACCAGTAAGAGTGCAGCGAGTAATCTGAAAgggaagctgcagcaggtgcATCGGGATGGGCACGATGCGGGAAATGGGTACATTCTCAATGTTGCCGTAATCTGCATAGATGACGCTCACCTCAGTCTCACCCACCCCCAGGACTACCGCACGATACCAGTTATTATCAGCtacaaaaaaaggaacaaaggAAAACTGTCAGTATATTCATGGctttacaaaatattttcagatttttttaacTGGGTTTGGATAGAAAACCAGAGACATGAAATGCCGTGAtatgcatacattttttttattccgcaTTCGGTTGCTCATCTATGTAAGGCTTCCACTTAAATCTAGCCTTTATGACCCGAGCAGGATGTCCTTCAGCCACCGAGACCCCGAGGGCTGGAAACTCCATTGAACGGGCCCTGTTGTTAGCTGTGGAATGTCACCAAGCTATCGCCTCCTGCTCGCACACCGTGTTTAAAAATCAGCCACTCCTGTGCCCGCTTCTGTAATTACGTCTACCAGCAGACACAAAATGACCAGTTTAGGTCTGTGTGAGCAGCAACTGCAGGTGGGGTCTCAAACAAAGTCAGCAAACGGGTATAAAACTGGATGGAAGAATGACAGTAGGCATGTGATAATAGCAGATTGCATGTGTCTGAGTGGAAAGCTAAATAAAGATCCCACCAGTGTGACGACGTTTCCCCTTCCTGCCAGTATCCAATCTCtttataacacatttatttattccaacaAGTTTAAGTTAGCCTCAGAAGCTGCATGTCATGTCAGCCAAATGTCTCTACATCTACCTGGACCAGCACTAAAACGTTTATTTCTGAACTTACCCTTGTACTAAATATACAGAGTATTTATGGAATCATGAGGACGCTGCTCACCAGAGAACTGGGCACAGCAGGCAGCGCCGGGAACTGGTCTGCCTCTGACAGCGGCGGATAAAGACGCCTTGTTGCAGTAGTCGGCGAGATCTGTCATCACACCCTGAAGTTTCGCCGGGTTCACTGAAACAACTAGACAGAATCAGAGAtcgcagaccctcgcctccaatagactgttcgatcttgtgagacagcaAACAGGGCTCCagatatgttacagttgtagtcgtatcttgtcccgttccggagaagcaagctagagcaggtttggcccctctgatccggaagccccgtttactgtctcacaagatccaatagtcttttggaggcgagggtctgcaatctctgattgtcgttttctagttgagttatgcgctcggacagacaaacagacaaacggacccaattgcaacaccctcgcctccccttcggcgagggtaattacaAGGGTTTGATTCCTCATGTTTTACGCttctgcatcttctcctggcGGAAGGCACGAGTGACGGTCCTTACCCTGGTTCGGGACGAGCAGGTAGAACAGGGAGGGACTGATGACAGCTGCGTTGTAAGGTCGAAAGGTATTGTTGAGAGGCAGCTTCACCGCGTCCCAGTCCACTGGGAAAGAAGGCGCTAAAACAAGATGACAGCAAACCATTTCAATCACATCCCTCAAACCACAAAAACCATGACATTCACACACCGACTCTCCAGCTGACCCTCTGATGGCGTTGCAGCGGTTTCAGTAGCCGTCTCCTGAGGACGGGCTCCGGCATAATTGGAGATTGGCACATTTATTTGGCCAAAGTCATCCTCACTGACTTTTTCTTGCCGTTTGActtcagaacctcctccaggaGCTTTGGCGAGTTGCTCGGCGATTAGGGCAGCTGCCACATCCTGCCCTCGGGTCTCCAGCTTCAGATTGTAGCCTTGTccagagacagaaaggacgCTGGCAGAGAGCTGCTGATCCACAACCAGCGCCCGGAACCACAGCACGGCTTCGCTGCTCCACTCCGAATCCAGGGGCTCAGCGCCTGGATCCAAATAGAAATGCACACACCTTGTATGAGATGATGAAAAACCTGGCTCTTGTTTTGAGGAAGAATAAAATTCATACTAAATTTCAGTGATACTTAAAGAGTAACAACTATAATAAaccaaaagaaaacacttttccaTCTTACACGTACGCAATACCTGCGAGGCTGCAGCAAATAGCCTGGAAGGGTAGAGTGAGGAGTCCGGGCGTAATGGACCGAAGGAACTTCTTTTCCACTTGTCTGGAATGACCAACATCGACAAAGCTAACGACCGCCTTGTCTTCAGAGACCGCTTCCACCATAGCGCGATGCCACGGTCCATCAGCTAGGGAGGAAACCAACATTACACACAACTGAAACCCAGAAGACGCAAGTGCGAATGAGCCGGCAGTGCGCATCGCAGCTAGAGCGAGCAATCTCACCAGGAAACATGACACAGCAAGGCTCTTTCGCTTTGGGCTCAAAGGCCGACGTATTCGCCTTGCAGTGCTTGTTCAACGCAGCATccagctccatcagctgctgaTGATCTGTAAACACAAGtacatgaaaaaaaacagcttAATTAGGATTTATTTCAAGTGAAGAAATACTTGTAAAATCTGAAACAAcagtttcccccccccaaaaaataaataaataaatcaacaaacaaATTCTTGGTTAATCTCCCTCCTGAAGAATCCTACCAAGGATCAGCTCTGATATGCGGACGCCGGGTATCGGCACATTCTCCGGTAataaatgtaccggtaaatgCATTTTTGACAACGAAAACATGAAGAAAATACccttaaaaaaagtaaaataaaggaaTACATTACGCAATattgaattttatttaatttgaataaaACAGGTGACGAGTGCATTTTGGACGACAAAAAAGTATCTCAAAACTGTTGCACTTTTAAGTGTCCCCTGTATAACCGTCCAATAATCGTGCTCTGAGATGATCCGACTGACCTGTCGGGTTATCGATGTAGCAGTAGAACTCGTGAGGGTTCTTCACCTCGCTGATGTGCAGAGACACCGTCTTGCCGTCACAAGGAATGTCCGCGTAAAACCACGCCAGAGGCTCACAGGCCGGGGCAGACACGGTCGTAACCGTCGGATCCGATTCTGAGAAGTGGAACCATCGCTGCTTAACTCTGATAATTACCTTCATTTTAATGTCAACCAACTGAAATTAAATGTAGGACCGTGCCCACCCTGCTGTCCAGTATCCGCCTGCTGCTTGCTACTTCTGGCGATAGGAGCAGCAAAACCAGCAGAGCTCAGCAGCTCGCCAATGTCGGCCTGAGGGTCACTGGCCTTGTCGCTCATGGCCACTAAAGCcttgccctccagctctccctgGATCTCAACCCACAGTATTCTGTTGGACAACCTCCTCTGCAGGGCCGTCACGCAGTCCTCGGACCAGTGTTCCCCAATGGGCTGCACGCCTAAAAAGAGCCCAAAGATGGATGTCAGAGAGCATGTGAGAAAACAAAGCGACGTTCAGGGGCATCGGCGTTACAAACGTTCTGATAAAAGGACATTTTGTTCATACAGCCATGTAATAACATTAGTCAAATTTAGCTCCTAAGGTTAACAAGTTTATTCGAGTcgttttcattaaaaaaaaaagaacaagaagtTGCTAGACTGCAAAATACATTGCAAACAATTGAATGATCTTGTCCGTATAAAGGAGCAATCAAAGACAATAGACCTTCTAACCATGTAAAATGTACtacaaataacaaatactttacCTGATATAGAACAAGGCAGAGCCTGCAAGGGGAGGGAAAGCAGTGAAGCACTGATGGGCAGCAAGCGGCTTAAATCCACCTCTTCAGAGTTCCCAAAGTCAAGGTAGCCGACACAGACACGTTCCTCGGATGAATAAGCCAGAACCTTCGCCCTGTACCACTGCTTGTCCTCTGGAAGAAACACAACGGCCTCTGAGCTAAAGTTCACCAAGAAGGACGTCCATTATATTGCGTTTGAATTTGGCGGACTCTTAAAATCAGAGGAAATGCTGATAATAAACCAGGAAATTGTTCAGATTGAGTTCACCCTTGAGTCAATTTCAAATCTATAGTACAAATATTCAAGATGTAAACGTTTCACCTGAAACTTGGCTGaagtgactttattttttttattctgtgcaTTACTGGTACTCATTTGCCTTCCTAAATGGCATAACTCATCAGGCATATTCTCAATACCCAAGCTGCATTGTGCTGCAAACTCTCGAAGGACGATgcatgcttaaaaaaaataaaataaaataaaaaagtaataaaataatgagTGTTGTGTTGCACCTGAGAACTGGGCACAGCAAACGGTGTCGGGGGCTGGCCTGAAGTTCTGGTGGGCTTTGACCTGACAGCAGTGTTCCCTCAGCTCCAGCTGCAACTGCTGGATCActccttcaaaaacaaaagcttgCAGGTTTTAAGATATACGTGCTCAAGTCGTGAACGAAAGAGCCGACGCTTCTTACCGGCATTTTCCACCTTCTGCACAATCACTTCACCGGGCGACTGCAGGTGGGTCACCACAACAGCGAAAGAGTCGCCCACTGCCTGAGTCAGGGGCTGGGGTGGCTCGGCCCAGGTGTTGTTATCCATTCCATCACTGAGACGCCGGAAGGTTTCCAAAGATGCATTCACCATAGCTTCTGAGGGAATTAAAAATTGCCATCGCCGTTGCTCTTTGAAGCTGCAATCAAAATCTAAAACTCAGATGCTGAACAATATCTGTTGCAAGCAACTAAATTTGTTGCCGTACTGCGACACCTTTAATGTCTCTGGATAGTAATTTAATGACCTTTAACACGTTTAATACATCCAAAACACGTATCTATATTTCATATTTTGGCAAACTGCACAGTCTAGCAAATTGTAGAAAAAAACCTGGATTGCAGACTGATTTGAGATGGGAGAGGGCAGCTTACGGATTTCTTGCTGCGTTGGTGCTACGTCaattgttttctctgcagcataGCCTTGCTCAATGAGGAACATGCTCAACTGCTTTCCttttaaagaaaacacaggACAGTCTGGAATTAATTGCGTTCAAAACCTCCACGCAGATCACACCACATCCCTCCCAACCTACCCGCGGATATCATGATATCCACAATGTGGATGCGACCGTTATCTACGGTTTCCCCGAGGGTAAACGTCACCGTCGTATTGGCCATTAGCTGTCTCACAGCAACACAGCACGTCTCTGACCAGTTTCCATCCACTGGCACCACTCCAGCTATTCGGCACTCCATTGCCTGGAAGTAAGAGGCGACGTTAGTTTCATCAAGGGCAGCTGAAGGTCGTGTATTTGTAATCTGCACTGAGTCGCGTAAATGTGTCCTCACAAAAGGACAGAATGGCTGGATGTTAGCCGAAAGGGGCTTGATCCTGCCCACAGGGACATTCTCCTCATTGCCAAAGTCGA
This genomic interval carries:
- the tdrd1 gene encoding tudor domain-containing protein 1, encoding MAVRPRVPLRKPSTGPAGFHASIPPGQGLTPAGAPASPTASADGISPSSEPITSQESRSMLQVHLCSYCGQQGNLQCQCCKMTTYCSVVCQTEDWNAHRNTCKPADPEPAKETPRDAKTLLVLGDKVGPLMSKCEASNPQRIFMRNLRMPKIMNGTDIEASVVEIYSPGRFFLLPHIPETLTNLQSMSLELEKIYKSPSVPIYIPCVGEVCAVQFSCDRNWYRGLIQTLTTDQKMARILYIDFGNEENVPVGRIKPLSANIQPFCPFAMECRIAGVVPVDGNWSETCCVAVRQLMANTTVTFTLGETVDNGRIHIVDIMISAGKQLSMFLIEQGYAAEKTIDVAPTQQEIQAMVNASLETFRRLSDGMDNNTWAEPPQPLTQAVGDSFAVVVTHLQSPGEVIVQKVENAGVIQQLQLELREHCCQVKAHQNFRPAPDTVCCAQFSEDKQWYRAKVLAYSSEERVCVGYLDFGNSEEVDLSRLLPISASLLSLPLQALPCSISGVQPIGEHWSEDCVTALQRRLSNRILWVEIQGELEGKALVAMSDKASDPQADIGELLSSAGFAAPIARSSKQQADTGQQESDPTVTTVSAPACEPLAWFYADIPCDGKTVSLHISEVKNPHEFYCYIDNPTDHQQLMELDAALNKHCKANTSAFEPKAKEPCCVMFPADGPWHRAMVEAVSEDKAVVSFVDVGHSRQVEKKFLRSITPGLLTLPFQAICCSLAGAEPLDSEWSSEAVLWFRALVVDQQLSASVLSVSGQGYNLKLETRGQDVAAALIAEQLAKAPGGGSEVKRQEKVSEDDFGQINVPISNYAGARPQETATETAATPSEAPSFPVDWDAVKLPLNNTFRPYNAAVISPSLFYLLVPNQVNPAKLQGVMTDLADYCNKASLSAAVRGRPVPGAACCAQFSADNNWYRAVVLGVGETEVSVIYADYGNIENVPISRIVPIPMHLLQLPFQITRCTLTGKENFPVVWSEEIIQIFQCLLSNDVFATVESFDGSVNVISLALQPEKGGEQITASILNEFQSRAKSTPSPSPTQKVELTDGGATCAWAAVEPEYPQAKVMSENQKEPENGTAKPTAAKNPEPARWPPEMTNAAAENPEPARWPTETTNEAAKNPEPARWPPETTNGAAKNPEPARWPPETTNGAAKNPEPARWPPETTNGAAKNPEPARWPPETTNGAAKNPEPARWPPEMTNEAAKNPEPDRWPPETTNEAAKNPEPDRWPPETMNEAAKNPEPARWPPETTNGAAKNPEPARWPPETKNGAAKNPEPARWPPEKTNEAAKNPEPARWPPETTNEAAKNPEPARWPPETKDGAAKNPEPARWPPEKTNEAAKNPEPARWPPETTNGTHAASFNGCYEDPVQKIVVQVDPPCSSPQSAESPTSGCCFLRLEAKIDLLQRLLQKQLSLTEQLLGQK